In Luteimonas sp. MC1750, the following proteins share a genomic window:
- a CDS encoding general secretion pathway protein GspN, whose translation MRAESAGARTWLLGALALWALATWVLGLFGLGGRIERLPPDPALVQGLPAAARETEDRLGPLAQYAEFGERPLFTTDRRPELFVINPVDEEAPAEFEYVLTSVLMTPGLQVAIVQPAAGGEPVRLKVGESPAGVQGWQLSSISPRGAVFDGPEGQRTLELRVFDGTGGEAPTAIASPQAPGQVPARPEATPARRASASAQPAAPGARAADAAGSPADPAGGGIAGAGEQPSSETPPPPPSADGGTQAPPPAPPPDTPTARSSDEQVQAIRARIEARRARLREQAQQGQ comes from the coding sequence ATGCGCGCTGAGAGCGCCGGCGCGCGCACCTGGCTGCTCGGCGCGCTGGCGCTGTGGGCGCTGGCCACCTGGGTGCTGGGCCTGTTCGGGCTCGGCGGCCGGATCGAACGGCTGCCGCCGGATCCGGCCCTGGTCCAGGGCCTGCCCGCGGCCGCGCGGGAAACCGAGGACCGCCTCGGGCCGCTGGCCCAGTACGCCGAGTTCGGCGAGCGGCCGCTGTTCACCACCGATCGCCGGCCGGAACTGTTCGTCATCAATCCGGTCGACGAGGAGGCCCCGGCCGAGTTCGAGTACGTGCTGACCAGCGTGCTGATGACGCCCGGCCTGCAGGTCGCGATCGTGCAACCCGCCGCGGGCGGCGAACCGGTGCGCCTGAAGGTGGGCGAGTCGCCGGCCGGCGTGCAGGGCTGGCAGCTGTCGTCGATCTCGCCGCGCGGCGCCGTGTTCGACGGTCCCGAGGGCCAGCGCACGTTGGAGCTGCGGGTGTTCGATGGCACCGGCGGCGAAGCGCCGACCGCGATCGCCAGCCCGCAGGCGCCGGGGCAGGTGCCCGCGCGTCCCGAGGCGACACCCGCGCGCCGCGCGTCCGCGTCCGCCCAGCCGGCGGCGCCGGGGGCACGCGCCGCCGATGCCGCGGGCAGCCCGGCCGATCCGGCCGGCGGCGGAATTGCCGGTGCCGGCGAGCAGCCGTCGAGCGAGACGCCACCCCCTCCGCCGTCCGCCGACGGTGGAACCCAGGCCCCCCCGCCTGCCCCCCCACCCGACACGCCCACCGCCCGCAGCTCCGACGAGCAGGTGCAGGCGATCCGCGCGCGCATCGAGGCGCGTCGCGCCCGCCTGCGCGAACAGGCCCAGCAGGGCCAGTAG
- the gspM gene encoding type II secretion system protein GspM, with translation MREAIPERDRWLALAILAGALALAYVLLVHPWWTAPMLETGERIEGLQQRDLRVRMELAQAPQVQARLEQVREVASRVPGFMDERSAELATAALSARLETAVLEASPGNRSCAIRNRSPMTDTRQQGRFRRALVQVRLHCGNGELAAVLHSLEDGSPRLFVDNLNVLAPRQAFGRGGAAQGAGLDVTFDLYGYLQPQPATAGAGDAR, from the coding sequence ATGCGCGAAGCGATCCCTGAGCGCGACCGCTGGCTGGCGCTGGCGATCCTCGCCGGCGCGCTCGCGCTGGCCTACGTGCTGCTGGTCCACCCCTGGTGGACGGCACCGATGCTGGAAACCGGCGAGCGCATCGAAGGCCTGCAGCAGCGCGACCTGCGCGTGCGCATGGAACTCGCCCAGGCGCCGCAGGTGCAGGCGCGGCTCGAGCAGGTGCGCGAGGTGGCGTCACGCGTGCCCGGGTTCATGGACGAGCGCAGCGCCGAACTCGCCACCGCCGCCCTCAGCGCACGGCTGGAAACCGCCGTGCTCGAGGCCAGCCCCGGCAACCGCAGCTGCGCCATCCGCAACCGCTCGCCGATGACCGACACCCGCCAGCAGGGCCGCTTCCGCCGCGCCCTGGTGCAGGTGCGCCTGCATTGCGGCAACGGCGAGCTGGCGGCGGTGCTGCACTCGCTCGAGGACGGCTCGCCGCGCCTGTTCGTCGACAACCTCAACGTGCTCGCGCCGCGCCAGGCCTTCGGCCGCGGCGGCGCGGCGCAGGGCGCGGGCCTCGACGTCACCTTCGATCTCTACGGCTACCTGCAGCCGCAGCCGGCCACGGCGGGAGCGGGCGATGCGCGCTGA